One Mercurialis annua linkage group LG3, ddMerAnnu1.2, whole genome shotgun sequence DNA window includes the following coding sequences:
- the LOC126672120 gene encoding probable alpha,alpha-trehalose-phosphate synthase [UDP-forming] 7: MMSRSYTNLLDLASGNFPVMGQPRERKRLPRVMTVPGVISELDDDQANSVASDVPSSIVQDRIIIVANQLPVKAKRRPDNKGWSFSWDDDSLLLQLKDGLPEDMEVLYVGSLRVEVDSSEQDDVSQLLLDRFKCVPAFLPPDILSKFYHGFCKQHLWPLFHYMLPFSANHGGRFDRSLWEAYVAANKIFSQRVIEVINPEDDFVWIHDYHLMVLPTFLRRRFNRLRMGFFLHSPFPSSEIYRTLPVREEILKALLNSDLIGFHTFDYARHFLSCCSRMLGLEYQSKRGYIGLEYYGRTVGIKIMPVGIHMGQIQSVLKLADKEWRVGELKQQFDGKTVLLGVDDMDIFKGVNLKLLAMEQMLKQHPKWQGRAVLVQIANPARGKGKDLEEIQAEIQESCKRINETFGKPGYEPIVFIDRPVSLSERAAYYTIAECVVVAAVRDGMNLTPYEYVVCRQGVSESESSSEANGPKKSMLVVSEFIGCSPSLSGAIRVNPWNIESTAEAMNEAISMSDSEKQLRHEKHYRYVSTHDVAYWARSFFQDMERSCRDHFRRRCWGIGLSFGFRVVALDPNFRKLSIDAIVSAYVRSQNRAILFDYDGTVMPQTSINKSPSQEVIGIIDTLCSDAKNTVFVVSGRGRDSLGKWFSPCRKLGIAAEHGFFMRWSADQQWETCCQTTDFGWFQMAEPVMKLYTESTDGSSIEKKESALVWHHRDADPGFGASQAKELLDHLESVLANEPVAVKSGQFIVEVKPQAISKGFVAEKIFASMAESGKQADFVVCIGDDRSDEDMFEIIGNAISSGILSSTTSVFACTVGQKPSKAKYYLDDTSDVINMLEALAEASSPSPSPSSSP; encoded by the exons ATGATGTCAAGATCATATACCAATCTTTTAGATCTAGCTTCTGGGAATTTTCCTGTAATGGGACAACCCCGCGAAAGGAAAAGATTGCCCCGTGTTATGACGGTTCCTGGTGTCATTTCTGAGCTTGATGATGATCAGGCGAATAGCGTGGCCTCGGATGTACCTTCGTCGATCGTTCAGGACCGTATAATCATTGTGGCGAATCAGCTACCGGTAAAAGCTAAGCGTAGGCCTGATAATAAAGGATGGAGTTTTAGCTGGGACGATGATTCGTTGTTATTGCAGTTGAAAGATGGGTTGCCTGAAGATATGGAGGTTTTATACGTTGGTTCGTTGAGGGTTGAAGTTGATTCGAGTGAACAAGATGATGTGTCACAGCTTTTGTTGGATAGGTTTAAATGTGTTCCTGCATTTCTTCCTCCTGATATTTTGTCCAAGTTTTATCACGGGTTCTGTAAACAGCATTTGTGGCCACTTTTTCACTACATGCTTCCATTTTCAGCTAATCATGGTGGAAGGTTTGATAGGTCGTTGTGGGAGGCGTATGTGGCGGCAAATAAGATCTTTTCTCAAAGGGTGATTGAGGTTATAAACCCAGAGGATGACTTTGTCTGGATTCATGACTATCATTTGATGGTGCTACCGACATTTTTGAGAAGACGATTTAATAGATTGAGAATGGGGTTCTTTCTGCACAGTCCGTTTCCTTCATCAGAGATATATAGGACTTTACCTGTGAGGGAAGAGATTCTTAAGGCTTTATTGAATTCCGATCTCATTGGTTTTCACACTTTTGATTATGCTAGGCATTTTCTTTCTTGCTGCAGTCGAATGTTAGGTTTGGAGTATCAGTCAAAGAGAGGTTATATAGGATTGGAGTATTACGGTAGGACTGTTGGGATAAAAATCATGCCTGTGGGGATTCACATGGGTCAGATTCAGTCAGTGTTGAAACTTGCAGATAAGGAATGGAGAGTAGGAGAGCTGAAACAGCAGTTTGATGGAAAAACTGTTTTACTTGGGGTTGATGATATGGACATCTTCAAAGGTGTCAATTTGAAGCTTCTCGCAATGGAACAGATGCTGAAGCAGCATCCAAAGTGGCAGGGAAGGGCAGTTTTGGTGCAGATTGCTAACCCTGCCAGAGGTAAAGGGAAAGATTTGGAAGAGATACAGGCTGAAATACAGGAAAGCTGCAAGAGAATTAATGAAACTTTTGGAAAACCTGGCTATGAACCAATTGTCTTTATTGATAGGCCGGTATCTCTCAGTGAAAGAGCTGCGTATTATACCATAGCTGAGTGTGTTGTAGTGGCTGCTGTGAGGGATGGGATGAATCTTACTCCTTACGAGTACGTAGTGTGTAGACAGGGTGTTTCTGAGTCCGAATCTAGTTCAGAAGCCAATGGCCCTAAAAAGAGCATGCTGGTTGTTTCAGAGTTTATCGGCTGTTCTCCTTCACTCAGTGGTGCAATTCGGGTCAATCCGTGGAACATTGAATCAACTGCCGAGGCAATGAATGAAGCGATTTCAATGTCTGATTCTGAGAAGCAATTGCGTCATGAGAAACATTACAGGTACGTCAGCACGCATGATGTGGCATACTGGGCAAGAAGCTTCTTCCAAGATATGGAAAGATCTTGTAGAGATCATTTCAGAAGACGTTGTTGGGGAATTGGTTTAAGCTTTGGTTTTAGGGTCGTCGCTCTAGATCCTAATTTCAGAAAGTTGTCTATTGACGCAATTGTCTCTGCATATGTAAGGTCCCAAAACAGGGCTATATTGTTTGACTATGATGGTACTGTAATGCCTCAAACTTCCATCAACAAGTCCCCTAGTCAAGAGGTCATTGGTATTATAGATACTCTATGCAGTGATGCAAAGAACACTGTTTTTGTTGTTAGTGGACGAGGGCGGGACAGTTTGGGGAAGTGGTTTTCTCCTTGCAGAAAGCTTGGAATTGCAGCTGAACATGGCTTTTTTATGAG GTGGTCTGCGGATCAGCAGTGGGAGACTTGTTGCCAGACTACTGATTTTGGATGGTTTCAAATGGCTGAACCTGTCATGAAGTTGTATACAGAGTCGACCGATGGCTCTTCCATTGAGAAAAAGGAGAGTGCCTTAGTATGGCATCACAGGGATGCTGATCCAGGTTTTGGTGCCAGCCAGGCCAAGGAGTTGTTGGACCATCTAGAGAGTGTGCTTGCAAATGAACCTGTTGCTGTAAAGAGTGGTCAATTTATTGTTGAAGTAAAGCCACAG GCAATCAGTAAAGGCTTTGTTGCAGAGAAGATTTTTGCATCAATGGCTGAAAGTGGAAAGCAAGCGGATTTTGTAGTGTGTATCGGGGATGACAGATCAGATGAAGACATGTTTGAGATAATTGGCAATGCAATATCGAGTGGGATCCTTTCCTCAACCACTTCTGTATTTGCATGTACTGTTGGACAAAAACCAAGTAAAGCCAAGTACTATTTGGATGATACAAGTGATGTTATAAACATGCTCGAAGCTCTCGCCGAAGCTTCAAGTCCGTCACCCTCTCCCAGCAGTTCTCCTTGA
- the LOC126675324 gene encoding protein GRAVITROPIC IN THE LIGHT 1, whose product METIKCRSIPTHKSKLAKTFQKVINLKTATKIASNNGIGICMLTSQNKFDQEHDLNKPYKPHDAKDKKKAVLYALAAKLFAGITAIKAAYAELQMAQNPYSSEAIQSADQAVVEELKSISQLKRSFFKNDLDHLSPQVTVMLAEIQEQQSMMKTYEITIKKLESEKKAKDLEASSLKKKLAESNLYNKSLEKTLNASGPLSMFDQVQFLNLNPTHFVQFLHSALRSMRAFVKIMVREMEFARWDIQAAANAIEPDLTFSNPTHCRFAFESFVSKTLFEGFNQPNFMLSNETHHYQNYFNKFKNLKSTNLRHYLTQNPTSSFSRFTRGKYLQLVHAKMECSLFGNLNQRKLVNSGGFPESAFFTAFLEMARRVWCLNLLAFSFGEDVSVFQVSKNSRFSEVYMESVTHESLLDDNDDGVEGDLRVGFTVVPGFKIGKTVVQSQVYLSPVSSPVSS is encoded by the coding sequence ATGGAGACAATCAAATGCAGATCAATCCCAACCCACAAAAGCAAACTAGCCAAAACATTTCAAAAAGTCATCAATCTCAAAACCGCCACAAAAATCGCTTCCAACAATGGAATTGGCATTTGCATGCTCACTTCACAGAACAAATTCGATCAAGAACACGACCTTAACAAACCCTACAAACCCCACGACgctaaagataaaaaaaaggcGGTTCTTTACGCCTTAGCTGCTAAGCTTTTTGCAGGGATCACCGCCATTAAAGCAGCTTATGCTGAGCTTCAAATGGCCCAGAATCCTTACAGCAGTGAAGCTATACAATCTGCTGATCAAGCTGTTGTTGAAGAGCTTAAATCAATCTCTCAGCTTAAAAGAAGCTTTTTCAAGAACGATCTTGATCATCTTTCTCCGCAAGTTACCGTTATGCTTGCGGAAATTCAAGAACAGCAGAGTATGATGAAGACCTACGAGATTACAATCAAGAAACTTGAGTCTGAAAAAAAAGCTAAAGATTTGGAAGCTTCTTCACTCAAGAAAAAGCTGGCCGAGTCGAATTTATACAACAAATCTTTAGAAAAAACACTGAATGCTAGCGGCCCATTATCAATGTTCGATCAGGTTCAGTTCTTGAATCTAAACCCTACTCATTTTGTCCAGTTTCTTCACTCGGCCTTACGTTCGATGAGAGCCTTTGTGAAAATAATGGTACGTGAAATGGAATTCGCCCGTTGGGATATTCAAGCGGCTGCTAATGCAATCGAACCGGATTTAACCTTCTCTAACCCGACTCATTGCCGGTTTGCTTTTGAATCGTTTGTTAGCAAAACTTTGTTCGAAGGTTTTAATCAGCCAAATTTTATGCTTTCGAATGAAACCCATCATTACCAGAACTACTTCAACAAGTTCAAGAATCTAAAGTCTACAAATCTGAGACATTATCTAACCCAAAACCCGACGTCGTCTTTTTCAAGATTTACGAGGGGGAAGTATCTGCAACTTGTTCATGCAAAAATGGAATGTTCTCTGTTCGGCAACTTGAACCAGCGGAAGCTTGTGAACTCCGGCGGGTTCCCGGAATCCGCTTTCTTCACGGCGTTTCTTGAAATGGCGAGGAGAGTTTGGTGTTTGAATCTTTTGGCGTTTTCGTTTGGTGAAGATGTTAGTGTTTTTCAAGTTAGTAAGAATTCAAGATTTTCGGAGGTTTATATGGAGAGTGTTACTCACGAGTCTTTGTTGGATGATAATGACGACGGCGTTGAGGGTGATCTCCGGGTGGGTTTCACGGTGGTTCCGGGGTTCAAGATTGGTAAAACTGTCGTACAAAGTCAGGTTTATTTATCGCCGGTGTCTTCTCCGGTGAGTTCGTGa